ATCTGCCGCTCGAGCTTGCGCTTCGCGGCCTCACGGCGCTGCTGGTTGGTCGCCACCTGCCCTCCAGAATCCACTCGACGTCACCGACCCGGTGGCGGCAGTCTATGGGCACAGCCTGTGAGGACCCTGTACAGCCCCGGTTAGGGTGGTGCCGGACATCCCGGGCGCGGGTGGACGGGTGGACGCGGAGGTGGACTTTCGTGCTCGTCGTCGGGTTTCCGGCAGGCGCGCTGCAGGCCAACTGCTATCTGCTCGCGCCCGGCCCCGGCACGGCCTGCGTGATCGTCGACGCGGGGGAGGACTGCGCCGGCCGCGTCGCCGAGGCGCTCGCCGAACACGACCTGACGCCGGCTGCCGTGCTGGCCACCCACGGCCACCCCGACCACGTGGCCGGTGCCGCGGCCGTCACGGCGGCCCACGGCGTCCCGCTGTGGATCCACCCGGCCGACCGCGGCCTGCACGACGGCGACCGGCCCGCCGACGTCCGGGCGCTCACCGGCGCGCCGCTGGAGCTCGCGGACCTGGTGATCGACGTCGGACTGGTGCCGGGGCACACCGCGGGGTCGGTGGTGTTCCGGCTCACCACACCCGAGGGCGGCCGACTCGTGCTGACCGGCGACACGCTGTTCGCGGGCTCGGTCGGGCGCACCGGCTCGGCCGGTGACCGGCGGCGGATGGGGGAGTCCCTGCGCGACCAGCTGCTGCCGCTGCCCGACGACACGGTGGTGCTGCCCGGGCACGGCCCGGCCACCACGATCGGCCGCGAGCGGGCCGGCAATCCGTTCCTGAGCGGGGCGCGCAGCGTCGTCCCGGTGCCGTGACGGGGGAGGATGTGACCGAGCTGAGGAAACCGGCGGAACCGGAGCCGCTGCCGCTGCACCAGGAGGGCCCGGGGCTGACCCGGCGGCGCCTGGTGTCCGGGCTGGCCGGCGTGGTGATCGTGGCTGCGGCCTCGGGCGGTCTCGCCGGGCTGATCGGCGGCCGGATCGCGGGCCTGGTCGCGGCCGCCGTGGTGGGCCTGCCACTGCTGTGCGTCGTGGTGGGGAACGTGCGGCGCAGACTGTGGCTCACCGGCACCACCGTGGTGGTCCGCGTCTTCCGCACGCGCCGCGTCGATCTGGTGTCGGCGAGGCGGATCGACCTCCTGGTGACCGACGTGCGCGGCGCCCGCACGGTGAGCCTGCTGGTCGGCCCCGGGCAGCGGGGCCGGGCCGTCAAGATCGACCTGGCGGTCTACGCCGGGACCGGCGGGCGTGAACTGCCCGTCCTCACCCTCCGGCGGCTGGCTGATGCGCTGGCGGACAACATCGAATCCAACGGCCTGGTGTTCGCCGAGCTGCTGGTCGCGCAGCTGCGGGCGGAGGCCCGGGGCGCGGGGTTGTCCGAGCGGCCGCTGCACCAGCTGGTGTCCGCGGCACCGGCCGGCCGGATCGCGCAGCGGTTCACGATGGACGCGGTGAGCCGGTTCGTGGCGCGGCTGGGCTGACCGGGGGTTGCGCGCCGAGGCGCGCCTCGATGGCGGCCAGCTGCGCGCGGATGCCCTCCAGCTGGTAGACGATCTCCGGCAGCTCCTCCGCCG
The sequence above is a segment of the Amycolatopsis viridis genome. Coding sequences within it:
- a CDS encoding MBL fold metallo-hydrolase, translated to MLVVGFPAGALQANCYLLAPGPGTACVIVDAGEDCAGRVAEALAEHDLTPAAVLATHGHPDHVAGAAAVTAAHGVPLWIHPADRGLHDGDRPADVRALTGAPLELADLVIDVGLVPGHTAGSVVFRLTTPEGGRLVLTGDTLFAGSVGRTGSAGDRRRMGESLRDQLLPLPDDTVVLPGHGPATTIGRERAGNPFLSGARSVVPVP